The window TGAGACCTATGAATGCAATTGGAGCATTatttaatccaaatggcattcctAATGGCTGTTTTAGGAATGTCTTCTGGTTTGACCTTAAATTGATGAAAGCGTGACCTCAGATCAAGCTTCGAAAAGATCCTAGATCCTTTGAGTTGATCAAAAAAGTCATCTATCCTTGGAATAtattatttgttcttgattgtgatcttgtttAATTCTCTGTGATTGATTCACAATATCATGCTctcatccttcttcttaccagACAGGACTGGATCTTCCCAAGGAGAAGCACTTGGTTATAATTTACTTCTTATCCAACAGCTCCTGGAGTTGTTTTTTAGCTCCTTTAGTTCTGTTGGGGCCATTTGGTAGAGTTCCTTTGAGATTGAGTCAACATCGGGTACAAAATTAATCTCGAACTCAACTTCACTATCTGGGATCATCCCGGGTAACTCTTATAAGAAAATGTCTGGAAATTCTCGTACCACTTGACTATCTTCTAGCTTGAGCTCAACTTGTTCTTTTATTTCACTTACAAATGCTAGATAGACCTCTTATCtagacaaattttaaaaatgaaatcCCTTATTTTGGATCAGATCCAGAATCTAAATCACGTCCATCAAAAGAAAAACTAAAATAAAGTTTAATATTTACTTGTCTTCCATCAATGATtgttgcatgatgaacgctactcgCAGTCAGTGTCTGACTCATACAATTGGGGAGGACTGGAATccagaaagctgtgacttccactgaCATATTTGacgtgaactacgtggaactcccatgatttcgacTCATAAAATTTGGAAATCTCATGGCTACCATCCACTAAGGTTCGACATTGACAGCCGGGCTCGACCCGTGAAGAAAAAGTGGATCATATTATTGGACCCTCCTCAAACGCAAGACAAAACTACGTGAGGGTTGCAATAAGACTCTACCTTTTAAAAATTGTGATTGAATGATATTATTTAGGACCATGATTTAGCAATTGGGCATTGCATACTCACTGAGAAAATTGTATTTCCCGTTTTCATCAAAGGGTggtgaaaatatcaaaatagtgggaggcaattcgtaaaaacaaaagtccatattttgcatcttacaaaatattttaaaatagtaagTAACGTTTATTCTCTTTCTATTTCAGTATATTTGCGATGTCGTCTCGAAACTCACTATCTGTTATTCTCGATCAAAAAAAGTTAACTAGACCTAACTATCACGGTTCGCTGAGGATTTAAAAATcgttttaaattttgagaaaatagtGTATGTGCTCAAGAAAGTTCCTCCAAAACAGGAAGCTGCCATTTCCCTTGCTGAGGAATTAGCCAAGCTTGATAAATGGTGAGACCATGATTTTAAAGTTAAGAGCTATATCCTAGCTTTTATGTCAAACGATCTCCAGAGGCAGTTTGAGGAAACTGCAAATGCTGCTGATATTTAAGCCACCTACAAGAGTTGTACAATGAACAAACGTGTCCGCTGAGGCACACTACTGTCAAAGAACTCATGACAACAAGCCTGCAAGAAGGGGGCCTCGATCCTTGAGCATGGCATGAGGATGATTGAGCTCATTGACAAGTTAAACTTAGACCTTGTTATCTTCAATGAACAGTCAAATGACATTCAACTGTTGTCGATGTCATTGTCGTTTGATGCTTTGTAGtaaacttcaacatgaacaagttGGAGGCTAGCTTTGAAGAGCTGGTCAACATGCTGACTAGTTATGAAGCCACCATCAAGAAGGAAAAACATGTTTTCTTCGTGGGATCTTCGTCTGAGACGAAGAAAGAGCCAAAAAAGAAGGCTAAGAAGCGTTATTGTCCTTCCAAGAAAAACAAACCCAGCAAGAAACTGGCTGCAAACACTTATAAAGGGTCCGAAAAGCCTAAGAAAGTAGAAGATGTTTGTATCCACATCAAGAAGCCTAGAACCGCAAGCGCAATTGCAGGTAGTATCTTGCCCAAAAGAGTTCTggcaaatatattttttatattgaaataaatatctcaattaattcaacttcttgggtattggataacATATGCGGATCTCATTTATGCAATAATTTGTATGTGATGATAAGAAGTAGAAGGCTGCGGGAAAGTGAGACCTTCCTGATCATagacaatggagcaagggttgttGCACTGGATATAAGAGATTTTTATTTAATGTTAAACAAAAAATTTGAGTTactgagagatgttttgtttgttcaaaatttgattaAAGCACATTTTTGACACGCTAAGCTATGCaatatttcctcaagaaggatacacaagctagtgggagagggTATATTTGACTCGTCAGACATAAACTCTCTAAGGACATGTTGGTCTTGTCTAAAAAGAAAGATGACCAAAGCCCATTTCCAGGGGAAATAGGAACGTACACATGATctgttggatttgatccatacagatgtgtatggcccgctaagtgttagcataAAATATGGTCAACCCTACTTCACTACCTTTAATTATGAAATTCAAGGTATGGCTCTGTGTATTTATTGAAATACAAGTCTGGAGcctttaaaaaattcaaagaatTCGAGCGGACGTATATAAACAATTAGGaaagattattaaataatttgatGAGATCGAGATGAAGAATACTTGAGTACCGAGTTCCAAAACTACTTTTtaaagagaatgggattctctcataGTGGAACCCACCTGCCATACCCTAGTTGAATGGTGTGTTAGAACATCGTAATCGGACATTGATAGACATGGTTCAATCTATGGTGAGATTCACTAAATTGCCACCATCCCTTTGGGGATTTGTGCTTGAAACAATGACAAAGTTGTTGAACCAAGTTTATACAAAGGCAGTGGATAAAAatccatatgagatatgaatgGGAAAGccgcccaaatattcttacttaAGAATATGGGGAtttcctgcttacgtgaagcaggaAGTGAGAAAAAAATTGGACAGTAGAGTcaatttgtgctactttgtgggatatccaaagatttctgttggatattactcTATGATCCTAATGAAACAAATGTATTTTTTCCAGGAATGCCACCTTCTTAGAGAAAgagtttctattggatagaaaagacGGGATGATAAAAGTCAATGATATTCATGAATCACCCACTACAACTACAGAAATAGCAGAATCCACACCCCAACAGTCAATCGAAGAAACACAAGTTCCCAGGAAATCCGAAAGGGTCTCAAGGACGCCTAATAGGATGAGCctacttcttgaagagggccaaggTGGGCTCATTCCTGGATGTGATTTAAGAAACTTCAAGGAAGAACTATCTGATGTCGATTCATCTAAATGGCTTGAAGTCATGCACTCCGAGATGGACTCCATGTATTCAGGTGAAGTCAAGTAGAttcacctgagggaattgttcccataggataCAAAtagatttacaaaaaaaaaaacttggggCAGATGGAAAGGTGGTGACCTTCAAAGCTAGATCCGTAGtaaaaagatatactcaaagCCATTGTGTTGATTATGAGAAAACTTTTCTCCAATCGTGAAGTTCAAGTCCATTAagatactactagccatagcagcatgatATAACTATGAAATAtgacagatggatgtgaagacaacgTTCCTTAATGAGGACATTaaagaagagatttacatgtcacAACCTGAAGGATTCACTTCAGTAGGAAGTAAGCATAAATTATGCAAATTTCAGAGATCCATTTATGGACTCAAACAGGCATCAAAGAGCTAGAACCTCATATTTGGAaaaactatcaaagagtttgatttttccAAGGATCCTGATGAGCCATGTGTAGACAaaaaagttagtgggagtgcggTCACATTCCTAGTAATTTAAGATAGTGACATattactcattgggaatgatgtaggagtGTATCAATCAACTAAAGTGTGGTTGGCTGATAAATTCTTCATGAAAGATATAGGTAAAACATCCTACGTATTAAGAATATAGATCTATAAAGATATATCAAATCGGATGCTAGGGCTCATCCAGTCCTCATATATCGATATCATACTGAGAAGATTCTCTTGgaggagtccaagagaggatatctCCCAATGTCTCATGGTGTGACTCTATATAAGTCTATGTTCCCTATGACTGACGAAAAGATAGAAACCATTCGCCTCATTCCATATGCGTCTGCTATAGACAATATTATGTATGATATTATATCAACTCGAGCTGATATTGCATATGCACTGAGTGTTTCTAGACGATATCACTGGAATCTTGGTTCATTGTATTGGAAAGCCGTGAAggacattcttaagtacttgagaagaactaagaacttgttcttgGTTTATGGTAATgtagaattaaaattggaaaacTATATTGATTATATCTTCCAATCagatgtagatgattcgaaattaACCTCTATATTTGTATTCAAGATCAATGGTGATGTTATCTCTTGGAAGAAGCAAGACACCACAGCGGATTCAACCACTGAAatcgaatacattgttgcagcAAAAGAGAGTGTTTGGATGAGGATTTCATTCAAGAGTTAGGTGTCATTCCTCAagcagttgatccagtcccggtctACTGTGACAACACTGGTGTTGTTGCGCAAGAAAAGTAACCGATGACTCATCAacgatccaaacatatactgaggaagttccacataactaaggagattgtgggaagatgaGACATGTCGGTAGAGATAGTTGCATCTACAGACAAAATTGTTGATCCACTGATGAAGCCCCTGCcaagaccattgtttgagaagcatcgtgaGGCAATGGGTCTGAGATCTCTAGGTAGTTGGCTATAGGGCaagtgagagattgttgatTAGGTTCCCAgcaagccaacttgtggcttgagcttttattgactctaatgtaaaatgatctttattttaataatattttacgtttATCCAATTATGaagttatgctttatctatataTTCAcacaagctgcatagataaagtccttgaatatacaataggtaacATGAGGTCTGCCTCACAAAGTATGATTGTGAAATCATTAGGAAGTGtaatgtatattctaaacatttTCATAGTCGAAACAGCCgtctaaaataagaataaagatctcttgagcttgagactaacatctgtgatgtaaacgtcatgtttcattgacaagggcatggagatgtccaatcatacagatgggtgatcatatgatgatgcaatGAACGACCCTCTCTCGGACTGTCtgaaagggatcgaataaggtgaccgaaaaacacaacggaagctacaaaattttcgaaaatcacattttcttgcaaggaaattttcggccaccatgtactagtgtagcatatacaaaaactcaactttcaagcatagggtgttgagaaaattacctatcaatcacaaggattgattttatggctccaactaaagtataaacactttagctcttgatggatgaagatctacaagctcctcctttcttttggactcctttcttccaatcaagcccaccaccaacttaaaagatccaccttacacttgcactagaaaatgtagggcatttttctttgagaagtgagttgttgcttcaacaaattgaagaataaAATTGGAGGAGAAAGGgggaagaaatttcggccatggtgAGGGGAGGAGAGAGGGAAGAGCATTTTCTTGGTTGAGGAAAAAGTGTGTTCTAGCATGTGCAAGACATGCCTAGTttcttgcaaaagttgtctcccaacctttcacctccccatgcatataatatatggttttaacaaattaaaaaccatggactaaatttaattatctcaaacaaatttgagactaattaaacattacttgaatttacccaagtcacactagttaaataattattttaattgagctctacaagactcaatataatttaattaatccaacacttgaattaatttaattatttggactctactaggtccactagtgtttaattaattcaacacttgaattaatttaatttagtccacaataatgtttatgaaaatcacaattttcaaatacattatttacttggccaaattttaatttaggaacacttccataaattaaaatttacatttctctcatagaagtcatacttctatttcatttacacttataaactcatttataagtcgttcaacacattgaactaatttctcctttatagaagtcatacttctaattttcctcacgcttataaactcctttataagccgttcaacacattgaactatttttacttctcaaagggatctagaaagctagtacttgtgtggccctcaatggttcattgatacaactagccgtgggttcacatctctatgtgattcggactaaacatgtccttatatgagcataccccaattgctccattcttatttatcaacaccttgataataagaacgtcagaactcaagtctgatagtacccaaccaatcacgttaaacgcctagcaacatcgcttacgtgattccctaggtatcacatgatagtgcctgcaagaaccattcaattatggttagcgtacagtacggtcccttcaactcatatatcccgatcgattcgacaacaattggtttatcgagagttgtcaatgaatcgatactatgtgtcatgtcgtagttgcatcgatggtgtaatctatgaaaccctttcataattaccaccatactctggccagagatttcgatctacatacacatgataacacataggatatccatacccgaaggtaagcggtgaatccccgactacaatgcatcgactcctatgtgtttcgacagaacacccaaccttgccacctaatgacccatgagagtcggtaaacaagtcaaagtgtaattctagcacatagagtctcaatgttgtcccgggtcataaggactaattctgtacaaccataaactaggacatttcctctcgataagtgagaaccacttggaaagtccttttatggagggttgttcagtgcactctacaaggagcacctatctgcatgctcggacatcacaatgtcccctaccaatgaaacatggtactcacatcgcagatactagtctctaactcgagcggcctatatccttctcagtggcggctgaatcgattaGGAACCGtatagaatatacagtattacaaatatgagtttcatgatactcatcatatgagcatctcatattctttctactatttgtatattcaagggctttatctatgcaactagcatgggtatacagataaagatgtgccaaagtaataatttcaaatattattaaaataaagattgcttatacatagagtttcattgtgaacactcggccaacacttggctcgacgggcacctactctaacactgtCCACGTAGTTCTCGCTTATCGATTGGAATAGTCTgcggttatggttgtacacgaTTAATCCTTTGACCAAGGAAAATGTAGGGGCAATttgtactagcatgcactttgatccgtttaccgactccatcgagGGTCATCAATTGACGAGGTTGATCAGGGATTCACCGTTTGCCTTTGGgcgaagatatcctatgtgatatgaTAAATTAATAGTGTAAGGAGTCTCTGGCCAAAGCAAGAAATGTGTTTTAGGAAAATGTGTTTTTTTCTAGTTATAAATATCATGCCACTATttgtactcaaagataaatcacatcattatcgaattcatatgtaACTCTCGTTCACCAATGGTTGCATATTCGATTGGGATATATgtgatgaagggaccgtactgtatgctaaccaggacttaaggttcttgcaggcactatcaatgATACCTATGGGATCATAGAGCGATGCTACTAGAAGCTCTtatcatgatccgatgggtataatcagaaatgagtgttgacattcttgatcaaggaggtgatgaaaagaatgaggctgATTAAGGTAAGTTTGAATAAGAATACATGTTATTatgaatcacatagagatgtgaacccgtGGCTATCTGTAAccttgaaccattgagggcatACAAGTATCAGACTCTGTGGTTTCATTgagaaaatcaaagtttaagGAGTTGAGTTTAACAACTATAGTTTgatgagatcaaatattatgcttataaaggagtttataagatGCTTCCATATGATTGAAGAAATGGAGGTTAGCTTAGTTGTTAATTGATGAAGGAAAGTAGAACTTTCTATTTTGGTGAAAGAGTTAACTAAACTGAAAGCTACCCATTATGGTAAGTGAAATTTTTGATcttgaaattttcaattttcattatatggaCAAAACTTGTATCCTTGATACATCGATTCTGTCGGATCGTCGACCGGAGCTATAATgagttcacaattatttatttagtaattttaaatttactaattaaatgatagTACTAGTAGGGATGACTATTAATATGTACAAGTTCTTGTAATATGTTCTAGAGGAGTCTATAATTAATTACTTAATaagttaattatataaattaaataatataattaatatgtCTTGGCATGTATTAAACGTACATGTGTAGATATATTAATGTTTATATGTATACActttatatagatatataaaatatgtgtatatataatattaatatataatgtattattAAAAGTTGATAATGCATTCTATATTAATAATATGAGAATTTCATAATGGAATTAAAGAGCCCAGTTGAGATAAGGATTAAAAATCCTGATTAGAAGAGATTCTAATGGGATCAGAAATCACTctttataaatatatcataaggGGGCATATAACATAAGAGGATTTTTGCACACAATACAAGCATATAATCCACCAAAATTCCTCCCAATTTCCTTAAGCAAGTATCGGCCATCAAGTTTTTTTCGAAAAAAAGCCGCCACGCCCTGCCACTGCACGGACTccggattttggaaattcggaTGATCTACTCTCAACGCACAAATCGTTTGGCTTCTCTATTGCGATCAATGCGAGGAACACAATCTCTGATCGTGGACCGGATTTGACTATCATGAGGAGGAAGATTCGTTCATAGGGATATACAAGATGAACCATATATGTTAAACTCGGATTAATTTAGTGTccagtattatatatgtgcaTGCATCAAATTTAACACCATATGGATGGTTTAATTCATATGATGCCCAAGGACTGTTTCGAATGTcgaactaaaattttaaaacttacgCTGTGTTTTGGGTACGAGAAAACAGTACCCCAACACTGAGCATCAATAGTGCCCCAACACTGAGAAAACAGTGCCAGATAAACTGGGACTATAATGAATACATGAACAACAAGAATAACAACAATTTATGTGGTTCAGTCTTTTGATTAGCCTAAATCCCCGGGAGGAACAACAATGACTACGAGCGACGTAACTTAAGAAAGTACATACTAAATTAGTATTTGTTCCTACTAAAAAtagggaaaaataattttttgagtTTACTAACTTGCTTAATAATTTTCGATAGTTTGATTTTGGTACTCTAACTTTAATTTTCGGTTATTTTTGTTCAGTTGTTAAAGTGACACTGAAAAATTCTAACATAAGACTTATTAGATGTCACATCAACAATTGAACCAATACGACCGAAAATTAAAAGTTAGTATTTCACAACA is drawn from Primulina eburnea isolate SZY01 chromosome 10, ASM2296580v1, whole genome shotgun sequence and contains these coding sequences:
- the LOC140802813 gene encoding secreted RxLR effector protein 161-like, which translates into the protein MSHGVTLYKSMFPMTDEKIETIRLIPYASAIDNIMYDIISTRADIAYALSVSRRYHWNLGSLYWKAVKDILKYLRRTKNLFLVYGNVELKLENYIDYIFQSDVDDSKLTSIFVFKINGDVISWKKQDTTADSTTEIEYIVAAKESVWMRISFKS